Proteins encoded within one genomic window of Bacillus sp. 1NLA3E:
- a CDS encoding XTP/dITP diphosphatase gives MNEIIIATQNKGKAKEFEQMFAPRGYKVLTLLDFPELKDVEETGATFEENAILKAEAISQALGKMAIADDSGLVVDALAGKPGIYSARYAGEEKNDEANIDKVLKELIEIPDQKRTAHFYCALAVAIPGQEAFTFFGTCEGKILHERKGTNGFGYDPIFFSLEENRSMAELSAEEKNRISHRANALKKLDEQIDFFLAKEAEQ, from the coding sequence TTGAACGAGATTATTATTGCGACACAAAATAAGGGGAAAGCGAAAGAATTTGAGCAGATGTTTGCACCACGAGGATATAAAGTGCTGACACTTCTAGATTTTCCAGAGTTGAAAGATGTTGAGGAAACCGGAGCGACATTTGAGGAGAATGCCATTCTCAAGGCGGAAGCAATATCCCAGGCATTAGGAAAGATGGCGATTGCTGATGATTCTGGGCTTGTTGTCGATGCTTTAGCTGGAAAACCAGGGATTTATTCTGCTCGTTATGCAGGGGAAGAAAAGAATGATGAAGCCAATATTGATAAAGTACTAAAAGAATTAATAGAGATTCCTGATCAGAAGAGAACAGCCCATTTTTATTGTGCATTAGCTGTTGCTATTCCGGGTCAGGAAGCGTTTACGTTTTTTGGAACGTGTGAAGGTAAAATATTGCATGAGCGTAAGGGAACAAATGGTTTCGGATATGATCCGATCTTTTTTTCACTTGAAGAAAACCGCTCAATGGCAGAATTATCTGCTGAGGAAAAAAATCGAATAAGCCATCGGGCAAATGCCCTAAAAAAGCTGGACGAGCAGATTGATTTTTTCCTTGCAAAGGAAGCGGAACAATGA
- a CDS encoding GerMN domain-containing protein: MSLNKKSILFSAVLIFSLLLSGCGLLGGEATKKIDPPQNVTYESSDKASSKEASTTKKQSTEVKKEEDKNVMTELYLVDKEGYVVPQTLALPKTTGIAKQAIEFLVKDGPVSEMLPNGFQAVIPADTQPSVDIKDGVATVDFSKEFKNYKADEELKILQAITWTLTQFDSVKSVKLQMNGKELTKMPVKGTPINNGLSRADGINLDTKDVVDIANTKAVTVYYIGGEEGSYYYVPVTRRVDNKVKDNIEAAINELVDGPNYASSLATDFVSGVKLLDKPKIENGKVTLNFNKSIYGSFKEKIVSEHLLNALVLSLTEQKGIESVSILVNGKAELVDEQGKKLSAPVTRPEKVNTGSF; the protein is encoded by the coding sequence GTGTCTTTAAATAAAAAATCTATTCTTTTTTCCGCTGTCTTGATATTCTCCTTACTTTTGTCAGGTTGCGGTCTGTTAGGTGGTGAGGCAACAAAAAAAATTGATCCTCCCCAAAACGTAACTTATGAAAGTAGTGATAAGGCAAGTTCTAAGGAAGCCAGTACAACAAAGAAGCAGTCAACTGAGGTCAAGAAAGAGGAAGATAAAAACGTGATGACAGAGCTATACTTAGTAGATAAAGAGGGCTATGTTGTTCCTCAAACATTAGCACTTCCGAAAACGACTGGAATTGCAAAACAAGCGATTGAATTTTTGGTTAAAGACGGACCGGTATCTGAAATGCTACCAAACGGATTTCAAGCCGTGATTCCAGCTGATACTCAGCCATCTGTTGATATTAAAGATGGTGTTGCGACAGTTGATTTTTCTAAGGAATTTAAAAACTATAAGGCAGATGAAGAGTTGAAAATTCTTCAGGCAATCACCTGGACGTTGACCCAATTTGATTCAGTAAAGTCAGTTAAACTTCAAATGAATGGAAAAGAATTAACCAAAATGCCTGTTAAAGGGACGCCAATCAACAACGGGTTGAGCAGAGCAGACGGTATTAACCTAGATACAAAGGATGTTGTAGATATTGCGAATACAAAGGCTGTGACCGTATATTATATTGGTGGGGAAGAAGGATCTTATTACTATGTCCCTGTTACTCGTAGAGTGGATAACAAAGTGAAGGATAATATTGAAGCAGCCATAAATGAATTGGTGGATGGACCCAATTATGCCTCTAGTCTTGCAACCGATTTTGTTTCAGGTGTAAAACTTCTCGATAAACCAAAGATTGAAAACGGGAAGGTAACATTAAACTTTAATAAATCTATTTATGGAAGCTTCAAAGAAAAAATTGTATCTGAACATTTATTAAATGCCCTTGTTCTTTCATTAACCGAACAAAAGGGGATTGAGAGTGTTTCCATTCTTGTAAATGGTAAGGCTGAGTTAGTAGATGAGCAAGGTAAAAAACTTTCTGCCCCAGTCACTCGTCCTGAAAAAGTAAATACAGGTAGTTTTTAA
- a CDS encoding metallophosphoesterase family protein, whose product MTKILIVSDSHRWTEELEAVKRKHQAEVDLMIHCGDSELSADQPEMSGFVVVRGNCDYGQEFPEEAEVEIIGHKIFVTHGHLFAVKSTLMNLFYRAEELNADIVCFGHSHQLGMELIDGILFINPGSIRLPRGRKERTYCLLELKEEAADVRVYDIQKGEIPELRQQFPLSIQK is encoded by the coding sequence ATGACGAAAATATTAATAGTAAGTGACAGTCATCGATGGACCGAGGAGCTTGAGGCAGTAAAAAGGAAGCACCAGGCAGAGGTAGATTTGATGATCCATTGTGGCGATTCCGAGCTATCTGCTGATCAACCAGAAATGTCAGGTTTTGTGGTGGTAAGAGGAAATTGCGATTATGGTCAAGAGTTTCCAGAGGAGGCAGAGGTTGAAATAATTGGCCATAAAATTTTCGTGACACATGGACACCTCTTTGCGGTAAAGTCGACTTTGATGAATCTTTTTTATCGTGCTGAGGAATTAAATGCCGATATTGTTTGCTTTGGTCATTCGCATCAGCTCGGTATGGAGTTAATTGACGGAATCCTATTTATCAATCCGGGGAGTATAAGGCTGCCAAGGGGAAGAAAGGAACGTACCTATTGTCTACTTGAATTGAAGGAGGAAGCTGCAGATGTTCGTGTATATGATATACAAAAGGGTGAGATTCCTGAATTACGACAGCAATTTCCGCTTTCCATTCAGAAGTAA
- the ilvB gene encoding acetolactate synthase large subunit — MLQGAAFKETKAIKKALTGADLMLEALKKENVDVIFGYPGGAVLPIYDKLYDANILHILPRHEQGGIHAAEGYARITGKPGVVIATSGPGATNIVTGLADAFLDSLPLVVFTGQVATGVIGTDAFQEADILGITTPITKYNYQIRNTEDIPRIVKEAFYIASSGRPGPVIIDVPKDIAATIVGEIPADEEINLPGYQPNLQPNYLQIRKLVEAVSNAKRPVILAGAGILHSKASAVLKQYAEQQQIPVIHTLLGLGGFPADHPLFLGLAGMHGCYTANMALYESDLLINIGARFDDRLTGDLKSFAPNAVVAHIDIDPAEIGKNVPTEIPIVADAKEAIKQLVEKNGTKPVHDEWMNTLNTWKEKYPYHYENSKELKPQRVMEMLYEKTKGEATVVTDVGQHQMWAAQYYKFNKADKWVTSGGLGTMGFGLPASIGAQLADREAKVLAICGDGGFQMSTQELMVISELNLPIKIVILNNQSLGMVRQWQEIFYEERYSHSKIPGQPQFEKLAEAYGIKGYTISTEEEAERILTEVINSPEPVLLDFRVSPTENVYPMVAPGKGLHEMVGVKE, encoded by the coding sequence ATGTTGCAAGGAGCTGCCTTTAAAGAAACGAAGGCGATCAAAAAGGCGTTAACTGGTGCAGACCTAATGCTAGAAGCGTTAAAAAAGGAAAATGTCGATGTGATTTTCGGATATCCTGGCGGTGCAGTCCTTCCGATTTATGACAAGCTGTATGATGCAAATATTCTCCATATTTTACCTAGGCATGAACAGGGAGGAATTCACGCAGCTGAAGGATACGCACGTATTACCGGTAAACCAGGTGTTGTGATTGCCACATCTGGACCGGGGGCAACAAATATTGTTACAGGATTGGCAGATGCATTTTTAGATTCCTTGCCACTCGTAGTTTTTACAGGTCAAGTAGCAACCGGTGTTATTGGCACTGACGCTTTCCAAGAGGCTGATATTTTAGGTATCACTACACCAATTACCAAATATAATTATCAAATTCGAAATACTGAAGATATCCCAAGAATTGTAAAAGAAGCTTTCTATATTGCTTCAAGTGGCAGACCGGGACCTGTCATCATTGATGTACCAAAAGATATTGCTGCAACAATAGTTGGGGAAATTCCTGCTGATGAAGAAATTAACCTTCCCGGCTACCAACCCAATCTTCAACCAAATTATTTACAGATCCGTAAATTGGTTGAAGCAGTAAGTAACGCAAAGCGTCCAGTCATTTTAGCGGGGGCAGGTATCCTGCATTCAAAAGCTTCAGCAGTATTAAAGCAATATGCTGAACAACAGCAAATTCCTGTTATTCATACACTACTAGGACTTGGCGGTTTTCCTGCAGATCATCCACTGTTCCTTGGATTGGCTGGTATGCATGGCTGCTACACTGCAAATATGGCCTTGTATGAATCTGACTTACTCATTAATATCGGTGCAAGATTTGATGATCGATTAACCGGGGATTTAAAGTCCTTTGCTCCAAACGCAGTTGTAGCACATATTGATATTGATCCAGCTGAAATAGGGAAAAATGTCCCAACTGAGATTCCAATTGTAGCTGATGCAAAAGAAGCAATAAAGCAGTTAGTTGAGAAAAATGGCACCAAACCCGTTCATGATGAATGGATGAATACTTTAAACACATGGAAAGAAAAGTATCCATACCACTATGAAAATAGCAAGGAATTGAAGCCACAAAGAGTTATGGAAATGTTATATGAAAAAACAAAGGGTGAAGCAACCGTCGTAACCGACGTTGGCCAGCATCAAATGTGGGCAGCTCAATATTATAAATTTAATAAAGCTGATAAATGGGTAACCTCAGGGGGCTTAGGCACAATGGGGTTTGGACTACCAGCCAGTATTGGAGCTCAGCTTGCTGATCGTGAAGCGAAAGTTTTAGCGATATGTGGTGATGGTGGATTCCAGATGTCCACACAAGAATTAATGGTCATTTCTGAGTTGAATTTACCAATCAAAATTGTTATTTTAAACAATCAATCTCTTGGTATGGTTCGACAATGGCAAGAAATCTTTTATGAAGAAAGATATTCTCACAGTAAAATTCCTGGTCAGCCCCAGTTTGAAAAGTTGGCTGAAGCATATGGAATCAAAGGATATACGATTTCCACTGAAGAGGAAGCTGAGCGTATCTTAACTGAGGTGATTAACAGCCCTGAACCAGTGCTGTTAGATTTCAGAGTTTCACCGACTGAAAATGTATACCCAATGGTCGCACCTGGGAAGGGGCTCCATGAAATGGTAGGTGTTAAGGAATGA
- a CDS encoding IS3 family transposase (programmed frameshift) produces MSKRIFTEKEIKLLSANNYVKSVSSKGITYTEEFKHIFIAENENGKQPREIFEECGFDIDIIGMDRVRGSGKRWRANYRQNGVSGLRDTRKGNSGRPSERELSIEEKYVRLEAQNNLLRAENELLKKIRLAGKEDEEEVVLPSFQKYLLIRSVIEKYRLKHMVSYLCDISGVSRSGYYNYFSQKSQEQRKRKNEQDEEVKEIILKAFHFKNRKKGARQIKMTLAGQFNVVYNLKRIRRIMKKFSIICPIRKANPYKRMMKATQEHRVAPNLLNRKFKQGVPGKVLLTDITYLHFGKGLRAYLSAIKDGSTGEILAYHVLDRMTIDLATDTLLKLKRNKNFKKAKDALIHSDQGVHYTHPDFQKMVKKLGLRQSMSRRGNCWDNAPQESFFGHLKDEATIKACTNLEELRKEIKQYMIYYNHYRYQWNLKKMTPVQYRDHLLKTA; encoded by the exons ATGAGTAAAAGGATTTTTACAGAGAAAGAGATAAAGCTACTATCAGCTAATAATTACGTTAAATCTGTAAGTTCAAAGGGAATCACTTATACTGAGGAGTTTAAACATATTTTTATCGCAGAAAACGAAAATGGAAAGCAACCAAGGGAAATATTTGAGGAATGTGGGTTCGATATAGATATTATTGGTATGGATCGAGTTAGAGGATCGGGAAAGAGATGGCGTGCTAACTATCGTCAAAATGGGGTATCTGGGTTACGAGATACCAGAAAAGGGAACTCAGGAAGACCTAGTGAAAGAGAACTTAGCATAGAGGAGAAATACGTAAGATTGGAAGCTCAAAATAATTTATTAAGGGCAGAAAACGAACTCTTAAAAAAGATTCGTTTGGCAGGAA AAGAGGATGAAGAAGAAGTAGTTCTCCCTTCTTTCCAAAAGTATCTTCTAATACGTTCAGTGATTGAAAAATATCGATTAAAACATATGGTGAGTTATTTATGTGATATATCAGGTGTATCAAGAAGTGGTTACTATAATTACTTCTCCCAAAAGTCACAAGAGCAAAGAAAGAGAAAAAATGAACAGGATGAAGAAGTGAAGGAAATCATCTTAAAAGCATTTCACTTCAAAAATCGTAAGAAAGGGGCACGCCAAATCAAAATGACATTGGCGGGTCAATTTAATGTTGTCTACAATTTAAAGCGTATACGACGAATCATGAAAAAGTTCAGCATTATATGCCCTATAAGAAAGGCAAATCCATATAAACGAATGATGAAAGCTACACAGGAACATCGTGTTGCCCCAAATCTCCTAAATAGAAAATTTAAGCAAGGGGTTCCAGGAAAGGTCCTCTTAACAGATATTACGTATCTTCATTTTGGCAAGGGGCTTAGAGCTTACTTATCGGCCATTAAAGACGGATCAACTGGTGAAATCCTAGCCTATCATGTATTAGATCGGATGACCATTGACTTAGCTACAGACACCCTCCTAAAACTAAAGAGAAACAAGAATTTCAAGAAAGCTAAGGACGCTTTAATACACTCAGACCAAGGCGTTCATTACACGCACCCTGACTTTCAAAAGATGGTAAAAAAATTGGGATTACGCCAGTCTATGTCAAGAAGAGGAAACTGTTGGGATAACGCTCCTCAAGAATCTTTCTTTGGCCATCTAAAGGATGAGGCCACTATTAAAGCATGTACAAATCTAGAAGAATTAAGAAAAGAAATTAAGCAATATATGATTTACTACAATCACTATAGATACCAATGGAATTTAAAAAAGATGACCCCTGTTCAATACAGAGATCATCTTCTTAAAACTGCCTAG
- the rph gene encoding ribonuclease PH, whose amino-acid sequence MRFDGRENNQLRPVMIESNYLKHPEGSVLISVGDTKVICNASVEDRVPHFMRGTGKGWITAEYSMLPRATEQRNIRESSKGKVTGRTMEIQRLIGRALRAVVNLEALGEKTIWIDCDVIQADGGTRTASITGAFVAMTLAVSKLHQEKRISKFPITDFLAATSVGVLSDGKVILDLNYIEDSKAFVDMNVVMTGKGEFVELQGTGEESTFTYKQLHELLEVAQSGVTELFEAQKAALGESIVKSIEK is encoded by the coding sequence GTGCGTTTTGATGGACGGGAAAATAATCAGCTTAGACCAGTAATGATTGAATCAAACTATTTAAAGCATCCAGAAGGATCAGTATTGATTTCTGTGGGTGATACAAAAGTAATTTGTAATGCCAGCGTGGAAGATCGAGTTCCACACTTTATGAGAGGAACTGGGAAAGGGTGGATTACTGCCGAATATTCTATGCTCCCCCGGGCAACAGAACAGCGGAACATCCGAGAATCTTCAAAAGGAAAAGTAACGGGAAGAACAATGGAAATACAGCGTTTAATTGGACGGGCATTAAGGGCAGTCGTTAATTTGGAAGCCTTAGGAGAAAAAACGATCTGGATAGATTGCGATGTGATCCAAGCAGATGGAGGAACGCGGACAGCTTCTATTACCGGGGCATTTGTGGCCATGACCCTAGCAGTGAGTAAATTACATCAGGAAAAAAGAATTTCAAAATTTCCAATTACAGACTTCCTAGCAGCGACAAGTGTAGGTGTCTTATCTGATGGAAAAGTAATTTTAGATTTAAATTACATAGAGGATTCAAAGGCCTTCGTCGATATGAACGTCGTCATGACAGGTAAAGGCGAATTTGTAGAATTGCAAGGAACAGGTGAAGAGTCTACCTTTACTTATAAGCAACTTCATGAGCTATTAGAAGTAGCTCAAAGTGGTGTGACTGAACTTTTTGAGGCTCAAAAGGCAGCTCTCGGAGAAAGTATTGTTAAGAGTATCGAAAAATAG
- the racE gene encoding glutamate racemase: MNTPIGIIDSGVGGLTVAKEVMRQLPYEEIVYLGDTARCPYGPRSSEEVQLFTWQMTHFLLRKNIKMLVIACNTATAVVLEQIQSELPIPVIGVINPGARAALKHTHNNKIGVIGTEGTVKSNAYEKTLKSINKMISVKSLACPKFVPLVESGEYFGPVAKKIVAESLHPLKNEGLDTLILGCTHYPLLEPVIKNIMGNGVSVISSGDETAREVSAILSYKGMLNDNEVEPHHEFYTTGSGPIFAKIASEWLETSIDVVETIKLGKRFES, encoded by the coding sequence TTGAATACACCAATTGGCATTATTGATTCAGGAGTCGGCGGCTTAACCGTTGCAAAAGAAGTGATGAGACAGCTCCCGTATGAAGAAATAGTATATTTAGGGGACACCGCGCGATGTCCTTATGGGCCTAGGTCTAGTGAAGAAGTTCAACTATTCACTTGGCAAATGACCCATTTTTTGTTGCGAAAAAATATTAAGATGCTGGTCATTGCTTGTAATACAGCAACAGCTGTCGTGTTAGAGCAAATTCAGAGTGAGCTTCCGATTCCTGTTATTGGTGTAATCAATCCTGGAGCCAGAGCTGCGCTAAAACATACTCATAATAATAAAATTGGCGTTATTGGGACTGAAGGAACAGTTAAAAGCAATGCGTACGAAAAAACGCTAAAATCGATTAATAAAATGATAAGTGTGAAGAGCCTAGCCTGTCCAAAATTTGTGCCATTGGTCGAAAGTGGTGAATACTTTGGTCCAGTGGCCAAAAAAATTGTTGCTGAGTCCCTACACCCATTAAAAAATGAAGGGCTAGATACGTTAATATTAGGTTGCACCCACTATCCTCTTTTAGAACCGGTTATAAAAAATATCATGGGGAATGGGGTTAGTGTCATTAGTTCTGGAGATGAAACCGCACGTGAGGTGAGCGCCATTCTATCATATAAAGGAATGTTGAATGATAATGAGGTTGAGCCTCATCATGAGTTTTATACGACAGGGTCTGGCCCGATTTTTGCAAAAATCGCTTCGGAATGGCTAGAGACCTCCATTGACGTTGTGGAAACTATTAAATTAGGCAAAAGGTTTGAATCATAG